The Oscillospiraceae bacterium genome contains a region encoding:
- a CDS encoding triose-phosphate isomerase, which translates to MKYIFLNLKRFDVPPQYGGVNRLAPVEGWGRAIVESTQQDLRQYDPAEVEFVQYFPEAHLLSAGAALCENSPVQLGCQGVYRADTAVGGNFGAFTTNRPASIAKAMGCGWVLVGHCEERADKNGVLAEAGVTDTAAVNRLLNQEIRAAVAQGLKVLYCIGEKSEEQERWQEVLGEQLDVGLAGADKAQVAIAYEPIWSIGPGKTPADRPYIQKIARFVKERTGGLPVAYGGGLKTDNAEMLASIPEIDGGLIALTRFAGEIGFYPEEYLEIIRLYLGK; encoded by the coding sequence ATGAAATACATCTTTTTGAACCTGAAACGCTTCGACGTTCCCCCCCAGTACGGCGGGGTGAACCGGCTGGCCCCGGTGGAAGGCTGGGGGCGCGCAATCGTGGAAAGCACCCAGCAGGACCTCAGGCAATATGACCCGGCCGAGGTGGAGTTTGTGCAGTACTTCCCCGAGGCGCACCTTTTAAGCGCGGGGGCCGCCCTGTGTGAGAACAGCCCGGTGCAGCTGGGCTGCCAGGGCGTGTACCGCGCCGACACAGCGGTGGGCGGCAACTTTGGCGCGTTCACAACCAACCGCCCGGCCTCCATTGCCAAGGCAATGGGCTGCGGCTGGGTGCTGGTGGGCCATTGCGAGGAGCGGGCCGACAAAAACGGCGTTCTGGCCGAGGCGGGCGTTACCGACACCGCGGCGGTAAACCGGCTGCTGAACCAGGAGATCCGGGCCGCTGTGGCCCAGGGCCTGAAGGTGCTGTACTGCATCGGCGAAAAGAGTGAGGAGCAGGAGCGCTGGCAGGAGGTGCTGGGCGAACAGTTGGACGTCGGCCTTGCAGGGGCGGACAAGGCCCAGGTGGCCATTGCCTACGAGCCGATCTGGAGTATCGGCCCCGGCAAGACCCCGGCCGACCGGCCCTACATCCAAAAGATCGCACGTTTTGTGAAAGAGCGCACGGGCGGGCTGCCGGTGGCGTACGGCGGCGGCCTGAAAACCGACAACGCCGAAATGCTGGCCTCCATCCCCGAGATCGACGGCGGCCTGATCGCCCTGACCCGGTTTGCCGGCGAGATCGGTTTTTACCCCGAGGAATACCTGGAGATCATCCGCCTGTACCTGGGCAAGTGA
- the fba gene encoding fructose-1,6-bisphosphate aldolase, class II: MLVPLRAILEATDKYGYAQGAFNVNAVAQAKAAIEVHEMFRSPAILQGADLANGFMGGRTDFMNATLEDKIKGAANIGAAVKKYGEASPIPVALHLDHGRNFESCKAAIAGGYTSVMIDGSSLPFEENIELTREVVKYAHERGVTVEAELGVLAGVEDHVFSAGSTYTNPLDAVEFVKKTKVDALAISYGTMHGANKGKGAKLRKEIAIATKECLRHEGLFCVLVSHGSSTVPQYIVKEINALGGDIQNAYGIELAQLKEAAGCGIGKINVDTDIRLAVTRNMKELFSSRPELQSSPSVGGIYKLLEEKRSAFDPRAFLPPIMDTVMYGSVPDADVAAIVDCIERGVKEVVGTLIVEFGSVGKAPLVERVTLAEMAERYRKAGI, encoded by the coding sequence ATGCTGGTACCTTTGCGCGCGATTTTGGAAGCCACCGACAAATATGGATACGCCCAGGGCGCGTTCAACGTGAACGCCGTAGCCCAGGCAAAAGCGGCCATCGAGGTGCACGAGATGTTCCGTTCGCCCGCCATTTTGCAGGGGGCGGACCTGGCGAACGGCTTTATGGGCGGCCGCACCGATTTTATGAATGCCACGCTGGAAGATAAGATCAAGGGCGCCGCAAACATTGGCGCCGCGGTAAAGAAGTATGGTGAGGCCAGCCCCATCCCGGTGGCGCTGCACCTGGATCACGGCCGCAATTTTGAATCCTGCAAAGCGGCCATTGCGGGCGGCTACACCAGCGTGATGATCGACGGTTCGTCGCTGCCTTTTGAAGAAAACATCGAGCTCACCCGCGAGGTGGTCAAATACGCCCACGAGCGCGGCGTGACCGTGGAGGCCGAGCTGGGGGTGCTGGCAGGCGTGGAGGACCATGTGTTCAGCGCCGGCTCCACCTATACAAACCCCTTGGACGCGGTGGAGTTTGTGAAAAAGACCAAGGTGGACGCGCTGGCCATCAGCTACGGCACCATGCATGGCGCCAATAAGGGCAAGGGAGCGAAGCTTCGCAAGGAAATCGCTATCGCAACCAAGGAGTGCCTGCGCCACGAGGGGCTGTTCTGTGTGCTGGTGAGCCATGGCTCCTCCACCGTGCCCCAGTATATCGTAAAGGAGATCAACGCCCTGGGGGGCGACATCCAGAACGCCTACGGCATCGAGCTGGCTCAGCTGAAAGAGGCGGCGGGGTGCGGCATCGGCAAGATCAATGTGGACACTGATATCCGGCTGGCCGTGACCCGAAATATGAAAGAGCTGTTCAGCAGCCGGCCCGAGCTGCAGAGCAGCCCGTCGGTGGGAGGCATTTACAAACTGCTGGAAGAAAAAAGGAGCGCTTTTGACCCGCGGGCCTTCCTTCCCCCCATCATGGATACCGTGATGTATGGAAGCGTGCCCGACGCGGATGTGGCAGCCATTGTGGATTGCATCGAGCGGGGTGTCAAGGAAGTGGTGGGAACCCTGATTGTGGAGTTCGGCAGCGTGGGCAAGGCCCCCCTGGTGGAGCGCGTGACTTTGGCGGAGATGGCCGAGCGCTACCGCAAAGCCGGAATCTGA